Genomic segment of Gilliamella apis:
TTAGTAATTCTTTGCACAAAATAAGAGCCTTATAGTTGAAAAATAGTTATAAATATGAGGCTCTAACATGAAACCAGAAACGATTGCTTTACACGCAGGCTATACCCCTGAACCAACAACCCATGCCGTCGCTGTTCCGATCTATCAAACCACATCTTATGCATTCGATGATACCCAACATGGCGCCGATTTATTTGATTTAAAAGTTGCTGGAAACATCTATACACGGATAACCAATCCAACTAATGCTGTACTTGAAGCGCGTATTGCCGCACTAGAAGGCGGTATAGGAGCATTAGCGGTAGCTTCTGGAATGGCAGCAATTACTTATGCTATACAAGCCATTACATTTGCTGGTGAAAATATTGTATCGGTTTCCAAACTCTATGGTGGCACCTATAACTTATTGGCTCATACCCTGCCTAATTTCGGTATCACAACAAAGTTTGCACCACACAATGATTTAAATGCGATTGAAAAGCAAATTGATGACAAAACTAAAGCCATTTACTGTGAAAGTATCGGTAATCCAGCAGGTAATATTGTTGATTTATCAGTACTGGCTGATATTGCCCATCGCCATGGTATACCGCTAATTGTTGATAATACAGTTGCCAGCCCTGCGCTTTGCCGACCATTTGAATTTGGAGCTGATATAGTAGTACATTCATTAACTAAATATATTGGTGGGCATGGTAATAGCTTAGGCGGAATGATTGTTGACTCAGGTAAATTTCCTTGGAAAGATCATGCAGATAAGTATCCAATGCTCAATCAACCTGATCCTTCTTATCATGGTGTTTCATATACTGAAAGCTTTGGAGACGCAGCTTATATTGCTCGTTGCCGAGTAATACCACTGCGTAACATGGGAGCAGCTTTATCACCATTTAATACTTTTTTATTACTACAAGGTCTTGAAACACTCTCTTTACGCATTGAGCGACACTGCCAGAATACGATTAAAGTAGCCAATTATTTGGCTTCACATCCTCAAGTTGAATGGGTCAATTATGCAGGTCTGGCTAATCATCCTGAGCATCATTTAGCGGTAAAACAGATGGACAATGGTTTACCTGCTGGTATTTTATCCTTTGGTATCAAAGGAGGTAAACAAGCTGGAGCCAAATTTATCGATGCTTTAAAATTGATTATCCGTTTAGTTAATATCGGTGATACCCGTTCATTAGCTTGTCATCCAGCAT
This window contains:
- a CDS encoding bifunctional O-acetylhomoserine aminocarboxypropyltransferase/cysteine synthase, with amino-acid sequence MKPETIALHAGYTPEPTTHAVAVPIYQTTSYAFDDTQHGADLFDLKVAGNIYTRITNPTNAVLEARIAALEGGIGALAVASGMAAITYAIQAITFAGENIVSVSKLYGGTYNLLAHTLPNFGITTKFAPHNDLNAIEKQIDDKTKAIYCESIGNPAGNIVDLSVLADIAHRHGIPLIVDNTVASPALCRPFEFGADIVVHSLTKYIGGHGNSLGGMIVDSGKFPWKDHADKYPMLNQPDPSYHGVSYTESFGDAAYIARCRVIPLRNMGAALSPFNTFLLLQGLETLSLRIERHCQNTIKVANYLASHPQVEWVNYAGLANHPEHHLAVKQMDNGLPAGILSFGIKGGKQAGAKFIDALKLIIRLVNIGDTRSLACHPASTTHRQLNDEELQKAGVSQEMIRLSIGIEHIDDIIADLEQALNLAK